The Cinclus cinclus chromosome 3, bCinCin1.1, whole genome shotgun sequence genome has a window encoding:
- the PNOC gene encoding prepronociceptin, giving the protein MRAVLWDLLLLCLFARARGDCRDDCVHCDRLLYRDSFDVLICVLECEGQAVPRATWELCAAAGRNSPRPRHHSARRWPGAADAPWVTDAEPAAPGAFRQLRREEEEEEEEDISRRLGAGRAAKGVQKRYGGFIGVRKSARKWNNQKRFSEFLKQYLGMAPRSTFRHRFPARHRQN; this is encoded by the exons ATGAGGGCCGTGCTCTGggatctgctcctgctctgcctcttcGCCCGCGCCCGTGGCGACTGCCGGGACGACTGCGTGCACTGCGACCGCCTGCTCTACCGCGACAGCTTCGACGTCCTT ATCTGCGTCCTGGAATGCGAAGGCCAAGCGGTGCCCAGGGCCACCTGGGAGCTCTGCGCGGCCGCCGGCCGGAACTCCCCGCGACCTCGCCACCACTCCGCCCGACGCTGGCCCGGCGCGGCCGACGCCCCGTGGGTCACCGACGCCGAGCCGGCCGCGCCGGGCGCCTTCCGGCAGCTTCGccgggaggaagaggaggaggaggaggaggacattTCGCGGCGGCtcggggcgggccgggcggccAAGGGGGTGCAGAAGAGGTACGGGGGATTCATCGGGGTGCGCAAGTCGGCGCGGAAGTGGAACAACCAGAAGAGGTTTAGCGAGTTCCTGAAGCAGTACCTGGGCATGGCGCCGCGCTCCA cGTTCCGGCACCGCTTCCCAGCCCGGCACAGGCAAAATTaa